Proteins encoded in a region of the Melospiza georgiana isolate bMelGeo1 chromosome 2, bMelGeo1.pri, whole genome shotgun sequence genome:
- the LOC131096812 gene encoding alpha-2-macroglobulin-like protein 1, which translates to MWRIIFPWGCILLLPSTAGMPAMLNYAVAIPSQLYYPFSETVCLQLSREQAVPIHVSVTLQSGAGNETLISQSISQLPFFHCTSFQVPPPVGNPEEVAFVVITVMEANSEFQKKQKVLIKHADKKTFIQTDKPVYKPGQIVKLRIVTLDQNFIASSETQRLVELKDPKGNRIAQWLDVAPVGGIVDLSFPLAAGAPLGEYAIRVPGLTRTFRVEEYVLPKFSVSIQMPQVVTILEENFPLHVCGMYSYGKAVHGSVRAVVCRKHIRYNRRSSKGKRSICKDYSGETNEDGCFSTEVNTKIFHRKHGDNYDFNLEAEAFLKESGTGVEFNTTENCKVTFDITTLQFWGTSYYYQQGAPYYGNLELRSASGTPLKNKKVILTVSYGSRKQTKTYLTDDTGMASFVLETSAWDNSSKVILQAKSQPEDTNGRNVKVSYGTASLPLRAFYSSSRSSVRIQPLQAVLACGDVQQVTVHYHILATELGHRAARAHFYHLVMARGSLVHHGQTTVLLDPPSGQYSGSFNITLPIDLISSMATLFVYIAFPEGEVAADTLRLKVSSCFRNHVKLGFSEAVALPGSTVQVHLQAAPGSLCSIRAVDKSVLLLRPEAELSRDSVYNMFSYAQEQLSTLTDIYSDYCTIHKSPGITGASKATPSPGMMSPFMYNRYSYAVSQPDVYELLKNAGLTFLTSLKIKSPIECRTQTTFDYDYMSFDELEDLESLYSEADAAVEAAEAEHTELGSESAAARTWFPETFIWTLVPINDSGAAELAVTVPDSITDWRAMTFCTSESHGLGISETTNLRSFKPFFVELTLPYSVFRGESFPLKVKVFSYLEQCMVLQLSLMDSRDFEFLHENVRFTVCLCPDSAKTFSWDVKATKLGKVNFTVTAEAVEQEDVCTERTAVVPESGGKDTVVKHLLVKAEGQLEEKTHTSLLCPEGTSASETISFTLPENTVLGSERAHISFLGDIMGTALDNIDELLQMSSGCGEQNMVHFAPNVFITRYLEETGQLTPEIKQKAIGYLESGYQQQLLYKHTDGSYSAFGEGSEPGNTWLTALVLKTFSQARDFIHIDEQNIKDAASALIKSQTPSGCFKSVGKLFNNGLMGAVEEGLGLSSVIVIALIRSGMPHSDPVVGKALKCIRDLVHADTGSPNLYSLALAANAFAVAGDKALRQKILKRLDKAATISDDQIFWSQQSKQEEDSLSWYRAPSVDVELTSSILMAHLTKSSLSSDEIKKASKIVSWLTKQQNPYGGFASTQDTVAALEALALYAANIFSKDSPDLQVSLTSKGFSQNFQVDKSNRLLLQTVELPAIAQDYTLRVQGHGCLFLQAILRYHIPPRMSEATFAVSVQTECAVPNATRFPVTIRARYTGNRVSTNMVLIQVELLSGYSPVAGSLEELKKMPLVKKVESKADQVVLYLEELTRQPQTYTFLVEQDMQVKDHKPANIKIYDYYMPEETAVMSYSVPCK; encoded by the exons ATGTGGAGGATCATTTTCCCGTGGGGCTGCATCCTTCTCCTGCCTAGCACGGCTGGAATGCCTGCAATGCT AAACTATGCTGTGGCAATACCATCTCAGCTCTACTACCCCTTCTCAGAGACAGTGTGtctccagctcagcagagagcaAGCAGTCCCAATCCATGTGTCGGTCACCTTGCAAAGCGGAGCTGGGAATGAGACTCTGATCTCTCAGTCCATCTCTCAGCTCCCCTTCTTCCATTGCACAAGCTTTCAG GTCCCTCCTCCTGTTGGAAACCCTGAGGAAGTGGCTTTTGTTGTTATCACAGTCATGGAAGCCAACTCAGAGTTCCAGAAGAAACAGAAAGTCCTAATCAAGCATGCAGACAAGAAGACTTTTATCCAGACAGACAAACCTGTGTACAAACCTGGACAGATTG TCAAGTTGCGGATTGTGACCTTGGATCAGAACTTCATTGCCAGCAGTGAAACA CAGCGCCTGGTGGAACTGAAG GACCCCAAGGGGAACCGAATTGCACAGTGGCTGGATGTTGCACCTGTGGGCGGCATTGTGGATCTGTCCTTCCcgctggctgcaggagcaccgCTTGGAGAGTACGCCATCAGAGTGCCCGGCCTCACACGCACCTTCAGGGTGGAGGAGTATG TGCTGCCCAAGTTCAGTGTCTCCATCCAGATGCCTCAGGTGGTCACCATCCTAGAGGAAAACTTCCCTCTCCACGTCTGTGGCAT GTACAGCTATGGGAAGGCAGTGCACGGCAGCGTGAGGGCCGTGGTGTGCCGCAAACACATCCGCTATAACCGCAGGTCCTCCAAAGGCAAGCGCAGTATCTGCAAGGACTACAGTGGCGAG ACCAATGAGGATGGCTGCTTTTCCACTGAAGTGAATACTAAGATTTTCCACCGGAAGCATGGTGATAATTATGATTTCAATCTGGAGGCTGAGGCTTTTCTGAAAGAAAGTGGAACAG GGGTGGAGTTCAACACCACTGAAAACTGCAAGGTCACTTTTGATATCACAACTCTCCAGTTCTGGGGGACGAGCTACTACTATCAGCAAGGAGCTCCCTACTATGGAAAT CTGGAACTCAGAAGTGCCAGTGGGACACCCCTGAAGAACAAGAAGGTGATTCTTACAGTGTCCTATGGGAGCAGGAAGCAGACCAAGACCTACCTCACAGATGACACTGGGATGGCCTCCTTCGTCTTAGAGACATCAGCATGGGACAACAGCAGTAAAGTTATACTACAG GCAAAGTCCCAGCCGGAGGACACGAACGGTCGGAACGTGAAGGTTTCTTACGGCACTGCATCGCTCCCACTCAGGGCCTTCTACTCCTCCAGCCGCAGCTCGGTGAGGAtccagcccctgcaggcagTGCTAGCCTGTGGGGACGTGCAGCAGGTCACTGTGCACTACCACATACTCGCCACAGAGCTGGGCCAccgggctgccagggcacacttCTACCACCTG GTTATGGCCAGAGGGTCCCTTGTGCATCATGGCCAAACAACAGTGCTTCTTGATCCACCGTCAG GTCAGTACAGTGGGTCTTTCAACATCACTCTGCCCATTGACCTCATTTCATCCATGGCTACCCTCTTTGTTTACATTGCCTTCCCTGAGGGAGAAGTGGCAGCTGACACCTTGCGTCTGAAAGTCTCCAGCTGCTTCAGGAACCAT GTGAAGCTTGGCTTCTCAGAAGCAGTGGCACTCCCAGGATCGACTGTCCAGGTCCATTTGCAGGCTGCACCAGGCTCCCTGTGCAGCATCCGTGCAGTTGACAAAAGTGTCCTTCTCCTGAGGCCAGAGGCTGAGCTGTCCAGGGATAGT GTGTATAATATGTTCAGCTAtgctcaggagcagctcagcaccctcacagatATCTACAGTGACTACTGCACCATCCACAAGAGCCCAGGCATCACTGGTGCTTCTAAGGCCACCCCTTCACCGGGAATGATGTCACCGTTCATGTACAACAGATACTCTTATGCAGTGTCCCAACCAGATGTTTATGAACTTCTGAAG AATGCAGGTCTAACATTTTTAACCAGCCTTAAAATCAAGTCTCCAATTGAGTGCCGCACCCAGACCACTTTTGACTACGACTACATGT CTTTTGATGAGCTGGAAGACCTGGAGAGCTTGTACTCAGAAGCAGATGCTGCTGTTGAagctgctgaggcagagcaCACCGAGCTGGGCAGCGAGTCAGCAGCAGCACGTACCTGGTTCCCAGAGACATTCATCTGGACTCTGGTTCCCATCAA TGAttcaggggctgctgagctAGCTGTCACAGTACCTGACAGTATCACAGACTGGAGAGCCATGACCTTCTGCACCTCAGAGAGCCATGGCTTGGGAATCTCAGAGACCACCAACCTGCGGAGCTTCAAGCCCTTCTTTGTGGAACTCACTCTGCCCTATTCTGTTTTCCGGGGAGAGTCATTTCCCCTGAAGGTCAAAGTCTTCAGCTATCTGGAGCAGTGCATGGTG CTCCAGCTTAGCCTAATGGACTCCAGGGATTTTGAGTTTCTTCATGAAAATGTCAGGTTCACTGTTTGCCTGTGCCCCGATTcagcaaaaacattttcctgggATGTGAAAGCTACAAAATTAG GGAAGGTGAATTTCACTGTCACTGCCGAGGCGGTGGAGCAGGAAGATGTTTGCACGGAGCGTACAGCGGTTGTGCCAGAGTCAGGAGGGAAGGACACAGTGGTTAAACACCTGCTGGTGAAG GCagaggggcagctggaggaaaAGACCCACACCTCACTCCTGTGCCCTGAAG GAACTTCAGCTTCAGAGACAATCTCTTTCACTCTGCCAGAGAACACTGTCCTTGGGTCAGAGAGAGCCCACATCTCTTTCTTAG GTGACATTATGGGAACAGCACTGGACAACATAGATGAGCTTCTCCAGATGTCTAGTGGCTGTGGTGAGCAGAACATGGTTCATTTTGCCCCAAATGTCTTTATCACACGATACCTTGAAGAAACAGGACAGCTGACTCCAGAAATCAAACAGAAGGCCATTGGCTACCTGGAAAGCG GAtatcagcagcagctcctgtacAAGCACACAGACGGCTCATACAGTGCCTTTGGGGAAGGAAGCGAGCCAGGAAACACTTG GCTTACTGCTCTTGTCCTGAAGACCTTCAGCCAAGCCCGGGACTTCATCCACATAGATGAACAAAACATAAAGGATGCTGCCAGTGCCTTGATTAAAAGTCAGACTCCATCTGGCTGCTTCAAGAGTGTGGGGAAGCTCTTCAACAATGGTCTGATG GGTGCAGTGGAGGAaggcctggggctgagctctgtgaTTGTGATAGCTCTCATCCGCTCGGGGATGCCTCACTCC GACCCAGTTGTGGGGAAAGCTCTGAAGTGTATAAGGGACCTGGTCCACGCTGACACTGGCAGTCCCAACCTCTACAGCCTTGCACTGGCTGCAAACGCCTTCGCAGTGGCAGGGGACAAGGCCCTCAGGCAGAAAATCCTCAAAAGACTGGATAAGGCTGCCACAATATCAG ATGACCAAATATTCTGGAGTCAACAGTCCAAACAGGAAGAAGATTCCCTATCTTGGTATCGGGCTCCATCTGTTGATGTGGAATTGACATCTAGTATCCTCATGGCTCACCTTACAAAGTCAAGTTTGTCGTCAGATGAAATCAAAAAGGCATCCAAGATTGTGTCTTGGCTCACCAAGCAGCAAAACCCATATGGAGGCTTTGCTTCAACCCAG gaCACGGTTGCTGCTCTGGAAGCCCTAGCCCTGTATGCAGCCAACATCTTCAGCAAGGATAGCCCTGATCTTCAGGTTTCTCTCACTTCCAAGGGGTTCAGCCAAAACTTCCAAGTAGACAAAAGCAATcgcctgctgctgcagacagtgGAGCTGCCAGCCATTGCCCAAGATTATACCTTGCGTGTGCAGGGCCATGGGTGTCTTTTCCTGCAG GCCATCCTGAGGTACCACATCCCTCCCCGGATGAGCGAGGCCACCTTTGCCGTGTCCGTGCAGACGGAGTGCGCCGTGCCCAACGCCACGCGCTTCCCTGTCACCATCCGTGCTCG CTACACAGGGAACCGTGTGTCCACCAACATGGTCCTGATCCAAGTGGAGCTGCTGTCTGGATACAGCCCCGTGGCAGGTTCACTGGAAGAG CTGAAGAAAATGCCTTTAGTGAAGAAAGTTGAAAGCAAAGCTGACCAAGTCGTTCTCTACCTGGAGGAA CTGACTAGACAGCCTCAAACCTACACTTTCCTGGTGGAGCAGGACATGCAAGTGAAGGATCATAAACCAGCCAATATCAAGATCTATGATTACTATATGCCAG AAGAAACTGCAGTGATGAGCTACAGTGTTCCATGCAAGTGA
- the LOC131096815 gene encoding alpha-2-macroglobulin-like protein 1: MWTPFLLSCLLYTLGIVAQPRYLIIIPAALPYPSFQRACLDLRGVEKPIRVALTLVHPSGNLTLYRKVVRNNWIFECTRFQVPRPAGSQEVATVHLHISNGHYFSASEEKKVLIRWAGPGTFIQMDKPIYNPGQTVKFRIVTLTEDFVPVNSKYSMVEIKDPNQNRIGQWLDVRPKQGIADLSFQLADELSLGTYTISAQSFKSSSVQSSTFQVEERVLQKFDVFFEGPAQIHASDKTIPLQVCGRYSFGKAVRGTVHVALCQKARRWPQSASKDICREYRGATASNGCFTPSVSTSIFNLTPSEEDNKLYAEASLLEMGTGVQINTSRQILISRTAARAVFETPNEYYIPGVPYRGKIKVQDHYGTGMKNRKVYLVIRFMRRRFIKTYITDDSGIASFNLDTTAWNSSSVSLEVTGKSGIVVRGQRNIQMGKLNSKSWQGSGNVLKGSFSIPLTFTADLSPSPSLVVYSIFPNGGVTADSIRLDVALCFQNQVKVGFPGKEAQAGSAVQLQLQAAPGSLCAVQAVDENMFTTRPDHELTSQMVYGLFPAAYQRGYPAQVEEHSDRCAQPQSLSSLLRGRPQHSFQPDIFNLFRNMGLKVFSNLVIKKPSQCSRRMDRKPIIGVPSTEDQRINEEQPLFTTHRRSHHCFPETWIWNLYSVGSNGSRNVSVTAPAAAAQWKVKTFCLAGRGFGLAPVMSLRTVQPFFVDVTLPYSVIRGETFLMKATVFSYLQQCMQIQVALAKSSDFQVEPCLTCRDKECLCAEESKTFMWNVTAVQLGTLNISVRTEVLDSTSRCGGRKPLPAALRGRHTLTKHLLVQPEGVLVEKSYSSLLCPRGGNVAEEPVSLRLPDNVVKASARASISITGDLMGLALQNLDHLVQLPHGCGEQNMVLFAPVVYVLQYLEKTRQLSPEIKARAAGFLRNGYQTQLLYKHRDGSYSFFGQKDGEGNTWLTAFVLKNFGQARKYIYVDDKNIQDALRWLEQNQLPSGCFATKGNFFHSSLKGSMDDEVSLGAYVAAALLEMGLPLQAKLMQTTLRCLQKVVHNITNIYTEALLAYAFALAGDYETTQELLYKLEEQAIKSGGKIHWSPKPSSPASTDFWPGTQSVDIELTAYVLLAYLSKARVHAGDMTTAAAIVAWLTRQQNAHGGFASTQDTAVALQALAKYAARAFSTSGQAVLRVRSQRAFGKAFPVSRQRRLLVQQAVLVEIPGQLLLQAHGSGCVLAQTVLRYHELSPRTPVTFTLRVSTELNNCSQANPRLLTVRILTSYIGSRVTSNMVIIEVSLLSGFIVTSRSRMLLENRTIVKKIEVKANVVYIYLEKLNDESQTFTLQLEQVIQVKNLKPASIKIYDYYQPEERALAEYRAVCS; the protein is encoded by the exons GTGCCCCGacctgcaggcagccaggaggTGGCCACTGTGCACCTGCACATCTCCAATGGCCACTACTTCAGTGcaagtgaagagaaaaaggtcCTGATCCGCTGGGCTGGACCAGGCACCTTCATTCAGATGGATAAGCCCATCTATAACCCAGGACAGACAG TGAAATTCAGGATTGTGACACTGACTGAAGATTTTGTTCCTGTTAACAGCAAG TACTCCATGGTGGAAATCAAG GACCCGAACCAAAACCGCATTGGCCAGTGGCTGGATGTGAGACCAAAACAGGGCATTGCAGATCTCTCTTTCCAGTTAGCTGATGAACTCTCCCTCGGGACTTACACCATCAGTGCCCAGTCCTTTAAGTCCAGCTCAGTGCAGTCCAGCACCTTTCAGGTGGAGGAACGTG TGTTGCAAAAGTTTGATGTTTTCTTTGAGGGACCAGCTCAGATTCATGCTTCAGATAAAACCATCCCACTGCAAGTGTGTGGCAG GTACAGTTTTGGGAAAGCGGTGCGAGGGACCGTGCACGTGGCTCTGTGCCAGAAAGCGAGGAGGTGGCCCCAGAGTGCCAGCAAGGACATCTGCAGGGAATACCGCGGTGCC ACAGCAAGCAATGGGTGTTTCACCCCTTCTGTCAGCACATCAATCTTCAATCTGACTCCCAGCGAGGAAGACAACAAACTTTATGCAGAAGCCTCTCTCCTGGAGATGGGCACAG GGGTGCAGATCAACACCTCCAGGCAAATCCTCATCTCCAGGACAGCTGCAAGGGCAGTATTTGAGACACCCAATGAATATTACATCCCTGGAGTGCCGTACAGGGggaag ATTAAGGTTCAGGATCACTATGGAACTGGTATGAAGAACAGGAAAGTTTATCTTGTGATAAGGTTCATGAGGCGTCGATTTATCAAAACGTACATCACAGATGACAGTGGAATAGCATCGTTCAACCTCGACACTACTGCCTGGAACAGCTCATCAGTCTCTCTGGAG GTCACTGGCAAGTCTGGAATTGTTGTCAGGGGCCAGAGGAATATCCagatggggaaactgaacaGTAAGTCATGGCAGGGAAGTGGAAATG TGTTGAAGGGCTCATTCTCCATCCCTTTGACCTTCACTGCCGACTTGTCCCCGTCACCTTCCTTAGTGGTGTACTCCATCTTCCCCAACGGAGGGGTCACAGCTGACAGCATCCGCCTGGATGTTGCCTTGTGCTTCCAAAACCAG GTCAAGGTAGGATTCCCGGGTAAAGaagcccaggcagggtcagcagtgcagctccagctgcaggcagcacctggCTCCCTGTGTGCAGTCCAGGCAGTGGATGAAAACATGTTCACCACCAGACCAGACCATGAGCTGACCAGCCAAATG GTCTATGGTTTGTTCCCTGCTGCCTACCAACGTGGATACCCTGCCCAAGTAGAAGAGCATTCAGATCGCTGTGCGCAGCCTCAGTCCTTGTCGTCTCTGCTACGGGGAAGGCCACAGCATTCCTTTCAGCCTGACATCTTCAACCTCTTCCGG AACATGGGACTGAAAGTCTTCTCAAACCTTGTAATCAAGAAGCCCTCTCAATGCTCTCGTCGGATGGATAGGAAGCCAATCATAG GGGTGCCTTCTACAGAAGACCAAAGAATCAATGAGGAACAACCCCTATTTACAACTCACAGAAGATCTCACCACTGTTTCCCTGAAACTTGGATCTGGAATCTGTACTCTGTTGG cTCCAATGGCAGCAGGAATGTCTCAGTcacagcacctgctgctgctgcacagtggAAAGTCAAGACGTTCTGCTTGGCTGGGAGGGGGTTTGGCCTTGCCCCAGTCATGAGCCTCAGAACAGTTCAGCCCTTCTTTGTGGACGTGACGCTGCCATATTCTGTCATCCGTGGAGAGACCTTCCTGATGAAAGCCACTGTCTTCAGCTACCTGCAGCAGTGCATGCAG ATCCAGGTGGCCCTGGCTAAATCCTCAGACTTCCAGGTGGAGCCATGTCTGACTTGCAGGGACAAGgagtgtctgtgtgcagaggagTCCAAGACCTTCATGTGGAATGTGACAGCAGTCCAACTGG GGACTCTGAACATCTCAGTGAGGACAGAGGTGCTGGACTCCACGTCACGGTGTGGGGGCAGGAAGCCcttgccagctgccctgagggGGAGACACACACTGACCAAACACTTGCTGGTCCAG ccagaggGTGTGTTAGTGGAGAAGTCCTACAGCTCCCTTCTGTGCCCAAGAGGAG GAAATGTGGCGGAAGAACCCGTGTCCCTTCGCCTCCCTGACAATGTAGTCAAGGCTTCTGCCAGGGCTTCCATTTCCATCACAG GTGACCTCATGGGGTTGGCACTGCAGAACCTGGACCACCTGGTGCAGCTGCCCCAcggctgtggggagcagaacATGGTGCTGTTTGCCCCCGTTGTCTATGTGCTGCAGTACCTGGAGAAGACGAGGCAGCTGAGTCCTGAGATCaaggccagggcagcaggattCCTGCGCAATG GGTATCAGACACAACTTCTGTACAAGCACAGGGATGGCTCCTACAGCTTCTTTGGGCAGAAGGATGGAGAAGGAAACACTTG GTTGACAGCTTTTGTACTCAAGAATTTTGGCCAAGCCAGAAAATACATCTACGTAGATGACAAGAACATCCAGGATGCCCTTCGCTGGCTAGAGCAAAACCAGCTCCCCAGTGGCTGCTTTGCCACCAAAGGGAACTTTTTCCACTCCTCCCTAAAG GGCAGCATGGATGATGAAGTCTCTCTGGGGGCCTATGTcgctgcagcactgctggagatGGGTCTGCCCCTGCAG GCCAAGCTGATGCAGACTACTCTCCGCTGCCTGCAGAAGGTGGTTCACAACATCACCAACATCTACACAGAAGCCTTGCTCGCCTATGCCTTTGCCCTGGCTGGGGACTATGAGACAACCCAAGAGCTGCTGTACAAACTGGAGGAACAGGCCATCAAATCAG gagGAAAGATCCACTGGAGCCCGAAGCCAAGCTCTCCAGCCTCCACAGACTTCTGGCCTGGCACGCAGTCAGTGGACATAGAGCTCACAGCCTACGTGCTCCTGGCGTACCTGTCCAAGGCCCGGGTGCACGCCGGTGACATGACAACCGCAGCTGCCATTGTGGCCTGGCTGACGCGGCAGCAAAATGCCCACGGGGGCTTTGCCTCCACCCAG GACACGGCTGTTGCCTTGCAAGCCTTAGCGAAGTACGCAGCGAGGGCGTTCAGCACCTCGGGGCAGGCCGTGCTGAGGGTGCGCTCCCAGAGGGCCTTTGGGAAGGCGTTCCCGGTGAGCCGGCAGAGGCGGCTGCTGGTGCAGCAGGCGGTGCTGGTGGAGATcccggggcagctcctgctgcaggcccaCGGCAGCGGCTGCGTCTTGGCTCAG ACGGTGCTGAGGTACCACGAGCTTTCCCCACGGACTCCCGTGACCTTCACGCTGCGTGTCAGCACGGAGCTGAACAACTGCAGCCAGGCGAACCCGCGCCTCCTCACCGTCCGCATCCTCACCAG ctaCATCGGGAGCAGAGTCACATCCAACATGGTGATCATAGAGGTCTCCCTGCTATCCGGATTCATCGTGACTTCCAGATCCAGAATGTTG CTGGAGAACAGAACCATTGTTAAGAAAATAGAAGTGAAAGCTAATGTGGTCTACATTTATCTGGAGAAG CTCAATGATGAATCTCAGACTTTCACTCTGCAACTGGAACAAGTAATTCAGGTGAAGAACCTGAAACCAGCCAGCATCAAAATCTATGATTACTACCAGCCAG AGGAGCGAGCCTTGGCTGAATACAGGGCTGTCTGTAGTTGA